Proteins from a single region of Symphalangus syndactylus isolate Jambi chromosome 12, NHGRI_mSymSyn1-v2.1_pri, whole genome shotgun sequence:
- the SLC27A3 gene encoding long-chain fatty acid transport protein 3 isoform X1, whose protein sequence is MFASGWNQTVPTEEAGSMAALLLLPLLLLVPLLLLKLHLWPQLRWLPADLAFAVRALCCKRALRARALAAAAADPEGPEGGCSLAWRLAELAQQRPAHTFLIHGSRRFSYSEAERESNRAARAFLRALGWDGGPDGGDSGEGSAGEGERAAPGTGDVAAGSGVELAGGDGAARGGGATAPLAPGATVALLLPAGPEFLWLWFGLAKAGLRTAFVPTALRRGPLLHCLRSCGARALVLAPEFLESLEPDLPALRAMGLHLWAAGPGTHPAGISDLVAEVSAEVDGPVPGYLSSPQSITDTCLYIFTSGTTGLPKAARISHLKILQCQGFYQLCGVHQEDVIYLALPLYHMSGSLLGIVGCMGIGATVVLKSKFSAGQFWEDCQQHRVTVFQYIGELCRYLVNQPPSKAERGHKVRLAVGSGLRPDTWERFVRRFGPLQVLETYGLTEGNVATINYTGQRGAVGRASWLYKHIFPFSLIRYDVTTGEPIRDPRGHCMATSPGEPGLLVAPVSQQSPFLGYAGGPELAQGKLLKDVFRPGDVFFNTGDLLVCDDQGFLRFHDRTGDTFRWKGENVATTEVAEVFEALDFLQEVNVYGVTVPGHEGRAGMAALVLRPPHSLDLMQLYTHVSENLPPYARPRFLRLQESLATTETFKQQKVRMANEGFDPSTLSDPLYVLDQAVGAYLPLTPARYSALLAGNLRI, encoded by the exons ATGTTTGCGAGCGGCTGGAACCAGACGGTGCCGACGGAGGAAGCGGGCTCCATGGCTGCCCTCCTGCTGCTGCCCCTGCTGCTGTTGGTACCGCTGCTGCTGCTGAAGCTACACCTCTGGCCGCAGTTGCGCTGGCTCCCGGCGGACTTGGCCTTTGCGGTGCGAGCCCTGTGCTGCAAAAGGGCTCTTCGAGCTCGCGCCCTGGCCGCGGCTGCCGCCGACCCGGAAGGTCCCGAGGGGGGCTGCAGCCTGGCCTGGCGCCTCGCGGAACTGGCCCAGCAGCGCCCCGCGCACACCTTTCTCATTCACGGCTCGCGGCGCTTTAGCTACTCGGAGGCGGAGCGCGAGAGTAACAGGGCTGCACGCGCCTTCCTACGTGCGCTAGGCTGGGACGGGGGACCCGACGGCGGCGACAGCGGCGAGGGGAGCGCTGGAGAAGGCGAGCGGGCAGCGCCAGGCACCGGAGATGTAGCGGCCGGAAGCGGCGTGGAGCTTGCAGGAGGGGACGGTGCGGCCAGAGGTGGAGGAGCCACCGCCCCTCTGGCACCTGGAGCAACTGTGGCGCTGCTCCTCCCCGCTGGCCCAGAGTTTCTGTGGCTCTGGTtcgggctggccaaggccggccTGCGCACGGCCTTTGTGCCCACCGCCCTGCGCCGGGGCCCCCTGCTGCACTGCCTCCGCAGCTGCGGCGCGCGCGCGCTGGTGCTGGCGCCAG AGTTTCTGGAGTCCCTGGAGCCGGACCTGCCCGCCCTGAGAGCCATGGGGCTCCACCTGTGGGCTGCGGGCCCAGGAACCCACCCTGCTGGAATTAGCGATTTGGTGGCTGAAGTGTCCGCTGAAGTGGATGGGCCAGTGCCAGGATACCTCTCTTCCCCCCAGAGCATAACAGACACTTGCCTGTACATCTTCACCTCTGGCACCACGG GCCTCCCCAAGGCTGCTCGGATCAGTCATCTGAAGATCCTGCAATGCCAGGGCTTCTACCAGCTGTGTGGTGTCCACCAGGAAGATGTGATCTACCTCGCCCTCCCACTCTACCACATGTCCGGCTCCCTGCTGGGCATTGTGGGCTGCATGGGCATTG GGGCCACAGTGGTGCTGAAGTCCAAGTTCTCGGCTGGTCAGTTCTGGGAAGATTGCCAGCAGCACAGGGTGACGGTGTTCCAGTACATTGGGGAGTTGTGCCGATACCTTGTCAACCAGCCCCCG AGCAAGGCAGAACGTGGCCATAAGGTCCGGCTGGCAGTGGGCAGCGGGCTGCGCCCAGATACCTGGGAGCGTTTTGTGCGGCGCTTCGGGCCCCTGCAGGTGCTGGAGACATATGGACTGACAGAGGGCAACGTGGCCACCATCAACTACACAGGACAGCGAGGCGCTGTAGGGCGTGCTTCCTGGCTTTACAAG CATATCTTCCCCTTCTCCTTGATTCGCTATGATGTCACCACAGGAGAGCCGATTCGGGACCCCCGGGGGCACTGTATGGCCACATCTCCAG GTGAGCCAGGGCTGCTGGTGGCCCCGGTAAGCCAGCAGTCCCCATTCCTGGGCTATGCTGGCGGGCCAGAGCTGGCCCAGGGGAAGTTGCTAAAGGATGTCTTCCGGCCTGGGGATGTTTTCTTCAACACTGGGGACCTGCTGGTCTGCGATGACCAAGGTTTTCTCCGCTTCCATGATCGTACTGGAGACACCTTCAG GTGGAAGGGGGAGAATGTGGCCACAACCGAGGTGGCAGAGGTCTTCGAGGCCCTGGATTTTCTTCAGGAGGTGAACGTCTATGGAGTCACAGTGCCAG GGCATGAAGGCAGGGCTGGAATGGCAGCCCTAGTTCTGCGTCCCCCCCACTCTTTGGACCTTATGCAGCTCTACACCCATGTGTCTGAGAACTTGCCACCTTATGCCCGGCCCCGATTCCTCAGGCTCCAG GAGTCGTTGGCCACCACAGAGACCTTCAAACAGCAGAAAGTTCGGATGGCAAATGAGGGCTTCGACCCCAGCACCCTGTCTGACCCACTGTACGTTCTGGACCAGGCTGTAGGTGCCTACCTGCCCCTCACACCTGCCCGGTACAGCGCCCTCCTGGCAGGGAACCTTCGAATCTGA
- the SLC27A3 gene encoding long-chain fatty acid transport protein 3 isoform X2 — MFASGWNQTVPTEEAGSMAALLLLPLLLLVPLLLLKLHLWPQLRWLPADLAFAVRALCCKRALRARALAAAAADPEGPEGGCSLAWRLAELAQQRPAHTFLIHGSRRFSYSEAERESNRAARAFLRALGWDGGPDGGDSGEGSAGEGERAAPGTGDVAAGSGVELAGGDGAARGGGATAPLAPGATVALLLPAGPEFLWLWFGLAKAGLRTAFVPTALRRGPLLHCLRSCGARALVLAPEFLESLEPDLPALRAMGLHLWAAGPGTHPAGISDLVAEVSAEVDGPVPGYLSSPQSITDTCLYIFTSGTTGLPKAARISHLKILQCQGFYQLCGVHQEDVIYLALPLYHMSGSLLGIVGCMGIGATVVLKSKFSAGQFWEDCQQHRVTVFQYIGELCRYLVNQPPSKAERGHKVRLAVGSGLRPDTWERFVRRFGPLQVLETYGLTEGNVATINYTGQRGAVGRASWLYKHIFPFSLIRYDVTTGEPIRDPRGHCMATSPGEPGLLVAPVSQQSPFLGYAGGPELAQGKLLKDVFRPGDVFFNTGDLLVCDDQGFLRFHDRTGDTFRWKGENVATTEVAEVFEALDFLQEVNVYGVTVPGHEGRAGMAALVLRPPHSLDLMQLYTHVSENLPPYARPRFLRLQAVGAYLPLTPARYSALLAGNLRI, encoded by the exons ATGTTTGCGAGCGGCTGGAACCAGACGGTGCCGACGGAGGAAGCGGGCTCCATGGCTGCCCTCCTGCTGCTGCCCCTGCTGCTGTTGGTACCGCTGCTGCTGCTGAAGCTACACCTCTGGCCGCAGTTGCGCTGGCTCCCGGCGGACTTGGCCTTTGCGGTGCGAGCCCTGTGCTGCAAAAGGGCTCTTCGAGCTCGCGCCCTGGCCGCGGCTGCCGCCGACCCGGAAGGTCCCGAGGGGGGCTGCAGCCTGGCCTGGCGCCTCGCGGAACTGGCCCAGCAGCGCCCCGCGCACACCTTTCTCATTCACGGCTCGCGGCGCTTTAGCTACTCGGAGGCGGAGCGCGAGAGTAACAGGGCTGCACGCGCCTTCCTACGTGCGCTAGGCTGGGACGGGGGACCCGACGGCGGCGACAGCGGCGAGGGGAGCGCTGGAGAAGGCGAGCGGGCAGCGCCAGGCACCGGAGATGTAGCGGCCGGAAGCGGCGTGGAGCTTGCAGGAGGGGACGGTGCGGCCAGAGGTGGAGGAGCCACCGCCCCTCTGGCACCTGGAGCAACTGTGGCGCTGCTCCTCCCCGCTGGCCCAGAGTTTCTGTGGCTCTGGTtcgggctggccaaggccggccTGCGCACGGCCTTTGTGCCCACCGCCCTGCGCCGGGGCCCCCTGCTGCACTGCCTCCGCAGCTGCGGCGCGCGCGCGCTGGTGCTGGCGCCAG AGTTTCTGGAGTCCCTGGAGCCGGACCTGCCCGCCCTGAGAGCCATGGGGCTCCACCTGTGGGCTGCGGGCCCAGGAACCCACCCTGCTGGAATTAGCGATTTGGTGGCTGAAGTGTCCGCTGAAGTGGATGGGCCAGTGCCAGGATACCTCTCTTCCCCCCAGAGCATAACAGACACTTGCCTGTACATCTTCACCTCTGGCACCACGG GCCTCCCCAAGGCTGCTCGGATCAGTCATCTGAAGATCCTGCAATGCCAGGGCTTCTACCAGCTGTGTGGTGTCCACCAGGAAGATGTGATCTACCTCGCCCTCCCACTCTACCACATGTCCGGCTCCCTGCTGGGCATTGTGGGCTGCATGGGCATTG GGGCCACAGTGGTGCTGAAGTCCAAGTTCTCGGCTGGTCAGTTCTGGGAAGATTGCCAGCAGCACAGGGTGACGGTGTTCCAGTACATTGGGGAGTTGTGCCGATACCTTGTCAACCAGCCCCCG AGCAAGGCAGAACGTGGCCATAAGGTCCGGCTGGCAGTGGGCAGCGGGCTGCGCCCAGATACCTGGGAGCGTTTTGTGCGGCGCTTCGGGCCCCTGCAGGTGCTGGAGACATATGGACTGACAGAGGGCAACGTGGCCACCATCAACTACACAGGACAGCGAGGCGCTGTAGGGCGTGCTTCCTGGCTTTACAAG CATATCTTCCCCTTCTCCTTGATTCGCTATGATGTCACCACAGGAGAGCCGATTCGGGACCCCCGGGGGCACTGTATGGCCACATCTCCAG GTGAGCCAGGGCTGCTGGTGGCCCCGGTAAGCCAGCAGTCCCCATTCCTGGGCTATGCTGGCGGGCCAGAGCTGGCCCAGGGGAAGTTGCTAAAGGATGTCTTCCGGCCTGGGGATGTTTTCTTCAACACTGGGGACCTGCTGGTCTGCGATGACCAAGGTTTTCTCCGCTTCCATGATCGTACTGGAGACACCTTCAG GTGGAAGGGGGAGAATGTGGCCACAACCGAGGTGGCAGAGGTCTTCGAGGCCCTGGATTTTCTTCAGGAGGTGAACGTCTATGGAGTCACAGTGCCAG GGCATGAAGGCAGGGCTGGAATGGCAGCCCTAGTTCTGCGTCCCCCCCACTCTTTGGACCTTATGCAGCTCTACACCCATGTGTCTGAGAACTTGCCACCTTATGCCCGGCCCCGATTCCTCAGGCTCCAG GCTGTAGGTGCCTACCTGCCCCTCACACCTGCCCGGTACAGCGCCCTCCTGGCAGGGAACCTTCGAATCTGA
- the SLC27A3 gene encoding long-chain fatty acid transport protein 3 isoform X3, translating into MFASGWNQTVPTEEAGSMAALLLLPLLLLVPLLLLKLHLWPQLRWLPADLAFAVRALCCKRALRARALAAAAADPEGPEGGCSLAWRLAELAQQRPAHTFLIHGSRRFSYSEAERESNRAARAFLRALGWDGGPDGGDSGEGSAGEGERAAPGTGDVAAGSGVELAGGDGAARGGGATAPLAPGATVALLLPAGPEFLWLWFGLAKAGLRTAFVPTALRRGPLLHCLRSCGARALVLAPEFLESLEPDLPALRAMGLHLWAAGPGTHPAGISDLVAEVSAEVDGPVPGYLSSPQSITDTCLYIFTSGTTGLPKAARISHLKILQCQGFYQLCGVHQEDVIYLALPLYHMSGSLLGIVGCMGIGATVVLKSKFSAGQFWEDCQQHRVTVFQYIGELCRYLVNQPPSKAERGHKVRLAVGSGLRPDTWERFVRRFGPLQVLETYGLTEGNVATINYTGQRGAVGRASWLYKHIFPFSLIRYDVTTGEPIRDPRGHCMATSPGEPGLLVAPVSQQSPFLGYAGGPELAQGKLLKDVFRPGDVFFNTGDLLVCDDQGFLRFHDRTGDTFRWKGENVATTEVAEVFEALDFLQEVNVYGVTVPGA; encoded by the exons ATGTTTGCGAGCGGCTGGAACCAGACGGTGCCGACGGAGGAAGCGGGCTCCATGGCTGCCCTCCTGCTGCTGCCCCTGCTGCTGTTGGTACCGCTGCTGCTGCTGAAGCTACACCTCTGGCCGCAGTTGCGCTGGCTCCCGGCGGACTTGGCCTTTGCGGTGCGAGCCCTGTGCTGCAAAAGGGCTCTTCGAGCTCGCGCCCTGGCCGCGGCTGCCGCCGACCCGGAAGGTCCCGAGGGGGGCTGCAGCCTGGCCTGGCGCCTCGCGGAACTGGCCCAGCAGCGCCCCGCGCACACCTTTCTCATTCACGGCTCGCGGCGCTTTAGCTACTCGGAGGCGGAGCGCGAGAGTAACAGGGCTGCACGCGCCTTCCTACGTGCGCTAGGCTGGGACGGGGGACCCGACGGCGGCGACAGCGGCGAGGGGAGCGCTGGAGAAGGCGAGCGGGCAGCGCCAGGCACCGGAGATGTAGCGGCCGGAAGCGGCGTGGAGCTTGCAGGAGGGGACGGTGCGGCCAGAGGTGGAGGAGCCACCGCCCCTCTGGCACCTGGAGCAACTGTGGCGCTGCTCCTCCCCGCTGGCCCAGAGTTTCTGTGGCTCTGGTtcgggctggccaaggccggccTGCGCACGGCCTTTGTGCCCACCGCCCTGCGCCGGGGCCCCCTGCTGCACTGCCTCCGCAGCTGCGGCGCGCGCGCGCTGGTGCTGGCGCCAG AGTTTCTGGAGTCCCTGGAGCCGGACCTGCCCGCCCTGAGAGCCATGGGGCTCCACCTGTGGGCTGCGGGCCCAGGAACCCACCCTGCTGGAATTAGCGATTTGGTGGCTGAAGTGTCCGCTGAAGTGGATGGGCCAGTGCCAGGATACCTCTCTTCCCCCCAGAGCATAACAGACACTTGCCTGTACATCTTCACCTCTGGCACCACGG GCCTCCCCAAGGCTGCTCGGATCAGTCATCTGAAGATCCTGCAATGCCAGGGCTTCTACCAGCTGTGTGGTGTCCACCAGGAAGATGTGATCTACCTCGCCCTCCCACTCTACCACATGTCCGGCTCCCTGCTGGGCATTGTGGGCTGCATGGGCATTG GGGCCACAGTGGTGCTGAAGTCCAAGTTCTCGGCTGGTCAGTTCTGGGAAGATTGCCAGCAGCACAGGGTGACGGTGTTCCAGTACATTGGGGAGTTGTGCCGATACCTTGTCAACCAGCCCCCG AGCAAGGCAGAACGTGGCCATAAGGTCCGGCTGGCAGTGGGCAGCGGGCTGCGCCCAGATACCTGGGAGCGTTTTGTGCGGCGCTTCGGGCCCCTGCAGGTGCTGGAGACATATGGACTGACAGAGGGCAACGTGGCCACCATCAACTACACAGGACAGCGAGGCGCTGTAGGGCGTGCTTCCTGGCTTTACAAG CATATCTTCCCCTTCTCCTTGATTCGCTATGATGTCACCACAGGAGAGCCGATTCGGGACCCCCGGGGGCACTGTATGGCCACATCTCCAG GTGAGCCAGGGCTGCTGGTGGCCCCGGTAAGCCAGCAGTCCCCATTCCTGGGCTATGCTGGCGGGCCAGAGCTGGCCCAGGGGAAGTTGCTAAAGGATGTCTTCCGGCCTGGGGATGTTTTCTTCAACACTGGGGACCTGCTGGTCTGCGATGACCAAGGTTTTCTCCGCTTCCATGATCGTACTGGAGACACCTTCAG GTGGAAGGGGGAGAATGTGGCCACAACCGAGGTGGCAGAGGTCTTCGAGGCCCTGGATTTTCTTCAGGAGGTGAACGTCTATGGAGTCACAGTGCCAGGTGCCTAG